One window of the Gymnogyps californianus isolate 813 chromosome 13, ASM1813914v2, whole genome shotgun sequence genome contains the following:
- the IP6K2 gene encoding inositol hexakisphosphate kinase 2 has product MSPAFGAMEVEHYSKGVLLEPFVHQVGGHSCVLRFNDKTICKPLIQREHQFYETLPTEMRKFTPQYEGVVSVSFEEDEDGNLCLIAYPLNGDHDNLENLDNSDCEPKSKLLRWTNKKTVLLENEKISKEWVRQHRKEEKMKSHKLEEEFEWLKKSEVLYYTVEKKGNVSSQFKHHNPWSMKCHQQQLQRMKENAKHRNQYKFILLENLTSRYEVPCVLDLKMGTRQHGDDASEEKKANQIRKCQQSTSAVIGVRVCGMQVYQAGTGQLMFMNKYHGRKLSVQGFKEALYQFFHNGKYLRRELFESVIKKLTELKSVLEKQESYRFYSSSLLIIYDGKERQEVAVDSDPEDLEDLSEESSDESAGAYAYKPTASTVDVRMIDFAHTTCKYYGEDSVVHEGQDTGYVFGLQNLIDIIKEIRDESSE; this is encoded by the exons ATGAGCCCAGCATTTGGAGCTATGGAAGTGGAGCACTATTCCAAGGGAGTCCTGCTCGAGCCTTTTGTCCACCAGGTTGGAGGACACTCCTGTGTCCTCCGGTTTAATGACAAGACCATCTGTAAACCCCTTATTCAGAGGGAACACCAGTTCTATGAGACTCTCCCAACAGAAATGCGTAAATTCACTCCACAGTATGAGG GTGTGGTGTCGGTGAGCTTTGAAGAGGATGAGGATGGAAACTTATGTCTAATAGCATATCCATTAAATGGGGACCATGATAACTTAGAAAACTTAGATAATTCTGACTGTGAACCCAAAAGTAAGCTGTTGCGATGGACTAACAAAAAGACAGTGTTGTTAGAAAATGAGAAGATATCTAAGGAGTGGGTCCGACAgcacaggaaggaggaaaaaatgaaaag TCACAAATTGGAGGAAGAATTTGAGTGGCTGAAGAAATCTGAAGTCTTGTATTATACCgtagagaaaaaaggaaatgtcagTTCACAGTTTAAACACCATAATCCTTGGAGCATGAAATGTCACCAGCAGCAGTTACAGCGgatgaaggaaaatgcaaaacacCGGAATCAATATA AATTCATTTTGCTGGAAAACCTAACATCTCGATATGAGGTACCGTGTGTGTTGGACCTTAAGATGGGAACCCGACAGCATGGAGATGATGCGTCAGAAGAGAAGAAGGCTAATCAGATTCGCAAGTGTCAGCAGAGTACATCAGCTGTTATCGGAGTACGAGTTTGTGGCATGCAG GTCTACCAGGCAGGCACTGGCCAGCTAATGTTCATGAATAAATACCACGGAAGAAAACTCTCAGTCCAAGGATTTAAAGAAGCACTTTACCAGTTCTTTCATAACGGCAAATACCTGCGCAGGGAACTCTTTGaatctgttattaaaaaacTGACTGAACTCAAGTCTGTCCTAGAGAAACAGGAGTCTTACCGCTTCTATTCGAGCTCCTTGCTGATCATTTATgatggaaaggaaaggcaggaagTTGCTGTTGACTCAGACCCAGAGGACTTAGAGGACCTTTCAGAGGAATCTTCAGATGAGTCAGCAGGAGCATATGCCTACAAACCAACGGCTAGTACTGTTGATGTCCGTATGATAGACTTTGCCCACACAACCTGCAAGTACTATGGAGAAGATAGTGTGGTGCATGAGGGCCAAGACACGGGTTATGTTTTTGGACTTCAGAATTTAATAGatattattaaagaaataagagACGAAAGTAGCGAATAA